A segment of the Hallerella succinigenes genome:
TTTTGATGACGGTCGAGTTAGCTCAGGCTGCTTCGAAAACAAGCCTGACTTCGACACCGACAAGCTCTGCGCTCAATGTATCCATGGAAGTCGGCTTTGGCGGGTATGAAAGTTCGAATACTAAACAGGTGGCGACGAGTTTTGATTTGAGCGATCTCTTCGGCACGACTTGGAACGATCTGGATCATGAATATTTAGGTTTTAAGCTTGGCGATGAAGCGTTCAAAATCTATGACATCGGTTGGAAGAGCGCGGCCTATGCGGATTCCTGCTGGGAAACATACCCGACGGCGAGTTGTTCCTTTAAGGCGAACTATCTGGGTGGTATTGTGCCGAAGGATACGGATGTGAAGCCTTGGGTGACGCTTTCTTCTTGGTTTGATAAGCAAAATTGCGAGCCGCTGTACTTGTATAACGAATACGTTTCTGTTTATGGTGGACGAAATTCTGCTTCGCTTACAAAGAATGAAGTTTATGGTGCATATTATTATCAGCCTACGAATAATCGGTATGAATATTACTGGATATATGATGGGTATAATTTTAATACGGAGGGCATGTACGGTTATGAGGCTACAACGGTATATACCTATTATAATTACTGGACTGGTAAGTTTGAAACGGTGACTTATACAGGAAAGCATTACGATGCTGCAGTCAAGATCTACTGTCCGAATCAGACGCTTCGTTATCATTCGGAATCGAAATATGCATCGTATACAGCGGGAAGAACCAGTTGTGGCTCCTTCTACGTGGGCAAAATGCATGCGTGCTCGGAGAACGCTTTGTTTGATGTAGAAAGTCAGCAAATCTTTGCCGGCTCGGAAACGACGATTTCTACGAAAAATTCCGCGGTGGTCAACGTTCGCGATGCAAGCCTTTATTTATCGCTCGATAATTCTTACGGCGCAACGATTACTGTCCGTTTTATAGATGAAAATGGCAACAGGAGCTTGCCTATTTCGACAAGCAAAACGGGCACGGCTACGTTCTCTGCCAATACGATGCTTGCGACCAATGCGAGTTCTTCGCAAACACAAGAAACCTATCTTGCTGAATCTTTCGATCCACAGAAGGTTGTAGGCATTGTTATTTCGACAACCAATACGTTTACCCTCGTCAGCGCGGGAACGACTTGCCCGAACGCGATGAATATTTCAAATTGTTCCGTTTCTTATAACGGTTCGTCTTGGCTCTTTAATGCTTTGATTACAAACGCTTCGTCTGCCAAAACGAATGGTTGCTCGATCACGGGTGATTTTGGGTCTGGGAATGCGCCTGCAGCGATGGATTGCCCGACGACGAGTCCGGCGGAATTTGCTGTAGAAGATGCAGGCGTTTATGAAAGTTTGAATACGGAAAAAACTTATTCGTTTGATATCGTCGTGGAAAGTGACAATGACAAGATTTCTTGTACGGCAGAAACGACGCTTTACCCAGCGGAACTAACCTGCGATATTTCGACGGGTACAGTGACGGCGGGCTCTGGAACCGTTCCAACTTTAAATTATCAGTTTACAAATTGCCCGAACGGTGGCTGTACTTATACCGTTTCGTTGACAGGTCCTGGCGTGAGCGAGAAAACTTCGGGAACGTTCTCGGAATCTGCGGCTCAGTCTTGGTCTCCGACGAATTTGAACAATTCAGCGTCTAGTCCGTTGCAGCAGGGAACTTATACCTATACGTTGAATTCGATGAATCCTTCGAATCGTTTTTGCTCGCAAACTTTTGAAGTGACGGAATCCGTAAATCCGGAAGTAACTAGTTGCAGCGTGACAAGTACGGGCGCGTTTACAGCTGCCGTTTCGAATGTATCGGATTTGACATATTCCTATACGCTTCAGGTTGCAGATAACTTGGGTAATGTGATTTCGGGAAAAACTTTGAGCGGTTCTTCGAATACGAAAAACTTCTCGGGAACGATTACGCCGCCGACAGCTGCGGGGGATTATAACTACGTGTTGAATGTCACCTATGGAGGCGCTTCGAGTACTTGCCAGGCTACGTTAGAAGTACAAGCGGAAAGTTCAAGTTCTGCGTTCGTATCGAGTTCGAGTGGGGCTGTGACTGCAACTTGTAAGCTGTACAATAACAGCAACGAAGAAATTGTATCTGCGTTTACGGGGACGAGTAACTTGTATTTAAGCGTGACTCATGATGCATCTTCGAATACGCAGGCCTATTTCTCGGGGACTGTTGCTGAATGGAATGGTTCTGCAAATGCAGATGTGGAAAAGACTAGCGAAAGCTTGTGGCTGAACGCTAATCAGAATGCGACTAGACGTTTTACAGCTCCTGTGACAGCGGGTATATATACTTATTCTGTAAGTTTGAATGGTAGTCAGTTGTGTGCTGCCACGTTAGAACTTACAGACGCCTTGACCTGTGCTGCACCAACAACAGTTAATGCAGGGGAATCTTTCGCTCTTACGGGAACTTATTCGGGTACATCTTGTGCAAAAGGTTGGACACATAATCTTTCTGGTACTGGAACTGAGTGGCCTGGTGAATTGAACTGCACAAGTTTATCTCAGAATTTCACAGCACCTTCGACTCCAGGGAGTTATCAGTATGTAATGTATGTGGAGGGCTCTCCTAATGCTAACTGTACAAAGACGGTTACGGTGGAACAAGTGCCTCCGACATTTGCATGTCCGTCGAATGCCAAGGCTTCGATTGGGGCCTCGGATAATGTGAAGCTTGCGTTAACCGGTGTAACCGGATGTGATGAAGGTGGAGATTATTGCAATTATAGCGTCACCGGCGATGGGAATATCAGCGTCTCGGGAAATAGCTATACCGGTGGAACTCTCCCGGTGTTTACGGATAATACGGTTACATCGGAAGATTCAAAGTCGTATACCGTCCGTTTGACAAATTCTGCGGGTTCTGTGGAACACGATTGCAGTGTAGAGTTTACGGAAGGTTCTAGCACGAATTATACAATTTGTTTAGATAAAGCCGATAATGACGGATGGCCACAAATAACTTCGGGAATATCGAATACTGGTACATACGAGGTGCTTCATGATTGTCAAGGAACAAATTCTAATAGTTTCTTCTACACCTGCTCGAATGGTGCCGATATTTCATGGAATGGGTCTTCTCTGACATGCAATGGAGTTGAACAACAATCTTCAACGGCATCAATGCCTGCATCCGGCACTATTCTAACAATTAATTCTGGTACATTAACTAAGATAGGTTGTGAATATTCATCAGGAACGAGTCCCTGTTCTGGAACTGGGGTTACAAGCAATTAGCAAAACATTTCTATGATACTTGTGATAATGAAAAAATCCCTTTTCTTTAGGGACTTTTTCATTATCTCCATTCTTACCAATCTGTGGAACAGGTTAGATCGGATGGGGCGGATTACAGCTAAAAAAGGCTACGGAATATCTGCCCAACAACTTGACCCTGTTAGTTCAATGTAGTATTCCGAAGCATCAGCATAGTCTTTTACAAGGCCGAGTGAAATCGCTACTCCATTGACCTTTATTACGCATGAACCCGAAGAATTGATGTAACTTGGTTTTGATGTTCGATAGAAACAATAAGAAGGGCTGCTTTCCCACTTATTATATGTAGCTGTGTTCAAGTTATCACAATTTGCATCGCAAGTACAAGTTGAGCTAGAACCTTCCGTAGGTTCTAGATCCCCGAATGCTTAAAATTGATGACAGATTATCTATTTGGATTTCTTACTAGGGAAAAGAAAGCCTCCCGAAAGGGAGGCTTTTCTACGGTGATTTTTTCGATTAGGGCTGTTTGGCTTCCAGTTTGGCCTTAAAAATGGAGATTTGCTCTGGGGTCAAATTCATGCCTTGTAGAATGTCGAGGGCTTCGCTAAGGCTTTGTGCGCGTCCTTCCGCAAGCCCTTCTGCGCGTCCTTCCGCAAGTCCCTGTGCTTTGGCGCGAATCATTCCACCGGCAAGCCGTGTATCGATTTCATCTTGCGTAATCATGTCTTTAGCCTGCCTTGTTAAAAGTTCATCGTTTGCGTTTTCAATTCTTATCCGTTCTAGGGCGCTCCCAAGGACTTTATTGCCGAATCGAGGTAGTTCTTTGCCATCACCGGCATGATTTAGCAAATATAGCCAGGCGTCCATGGTCCCATTGACTTCGCCAATAGATTTTTTGAAGTTGGGGAGACTAATCATAATATACCTATTTTTATTAAAGATAGGTGTCAGGATGCCTGATTTCAAAGAGTTGCGATTATAGAGAGCCCATTCGTCTATGTACTCTCCTTTGGAAGCCGGAAGGTCGAAGTCGCAGATCCATATGGATATAGTCTCGGGAAGCTCGTAGCGCTTGCTTTTGCGAGCATCTTTGGGAAGTGCTAAAAATTCTTCGGAACGGTCCATTTCCTGTTTTCCTTTGATGATGAGAAATGCCTTGTATAAAACGGCTCTATCAATCAAATAATCGTGTTCCGCTTTCTGCATTTCGATGTCTAGAAAGCGCCCGCTTCCTGTTGTTGCAAAAATGTCTAGGATAACTTTTTTGCTTTGGGCGGAATACATGGATATGGTCTTGTCGAAAGAAAAGGAGAGATTCTTGATTTTCTCGTCGCCTTCTAATTCGAGAACTCCGTCCAAAAAATCTTTGAGAGCCTCTTTGCTATCGAAGAGTTCCTTGAAAGCGGTGTCATATTTAGGGTCCATGTAGATTTGACCCTGTAACTGTTCCGGAATCGGATTCTTGCGTTTCTGTTTTATTGGCTTTTCTTGTTTCATACACTTTATAAGACGAAGATAGCGGGGAAAATGAGATGAAAAATTTTGGATACAATTGCGAGCGGTCTTTTTGTCTACTCTTTCCGGAATCTTTTGGATGGTGAATTGGATGCCTATCTGGAAGTACGTTGAGTGTTGTACTTTTTATATTTGCGTGCATGAAACGGGTTTGGCTTTTTGGGCAAGTGATTGCTTTGGGGTTTTGTGGATGCAGTTTGCTTTCGGGACTCAAAAAATCGTCAGTTTACGAAAGCCTTGAAAATCAAACCTTGTTCCAGACGTCTTCTGGTGATAGCGAAAAAATGGCGGCGGAAAAAGGTCGCAACGAAAAGACTTAGAACATGATGAAAATGGACGCCGGCGATGTGGATACTTATGATTCCACCCTTTTCGATTCCATTCCCTAACAGAATTGCTCCGCTTTTCTAAATTTGCGGATATGAAAAAGATTTCTCTTACCGGCATTAAGCCTACTGGAACGCCGCATCTCGGCAATTATTTGGGTGCAATCCGCCCGGCCCTTGAACTCGCTAAAGATTACGATACAGTCTACTTCATTGCAGACTATCATGCTTTGACCACTGTGCATGACGGAAAGGAAATGGCCGAAAACATTCACAAGGTCGCAGCAACATGGCTTGCCTGCGGTCTCGATCCGGAAAAGGGCCTTTTCTACAAGCAGAGCGATATTCCAGAAATCTTTGAATTGAGCTGGGCTTTGAGTTGCTTCACTCCGAAGGGATTCATGAATCGCGCCCACGCTTACAAGGCAAAGGTCGAAGCGAACCGCGCAAACGGCGAAGATCTCGATACGAACGTGAACATGGGACTTTATTGCTATCCGTGCCTGATGGACGCCGATATCTTGATGTTCAACGCAGATGTGGTTCCTGTCGGTAAAGATCAAAAGCAGCACGTGGAATTCGCCCGTGACGTCGCCATCCGTTTCAACAAGCAGATGGGCAAGGACGTTTTCGTGGTCCCGGAACCTCTTATTCAGGAAACGACGGATGTGATTCCTGGCCTCGACGGACGCAAAATGAGCAAATCTTACGATAACACGATTGAACTTTTCCTCGATGAAAAGGCTCGCAAGAAAAAGGTGAACAAGATCGTGACGAACAGCCTACCGCTGGAAGCTGCAAAGGATCCGGACACTTGCAACGTGTTTAATTTGTTCAAGCTTTTTGCAACACCGGAAGAAACGGCAGCTCTCGCTGAAACCTACCGTGCTGGCGGCATGGGTTGGGGCTATGCAAAGGGCGAACTGCAGCGTGTTCTTGAACGTACGTTCGGCGAAGCCCGTGAAAAGTACAACGATTTGATGGCCCATCCGGACCGTATTGACGAGATCCTTCACGCGGGTGCGGAAAAGGCTCGCCCGATCGCCCGAGAACACATGGACAAGGTCCGCGAAGTCTTAGGATACGGAAAGTCTTTCTGATTTTTCGACCCAAATTCTTCCATCGATGATTTCGGTAACGCAGACGGTTTCGCCTGCGTTTATCATTTCTCCCTTGGTCTGTACATCAAAGGACTTGTTCTTGAAACGTGCGTGGCCGACCGGACGGAGAGGCGTTTCTGCCTTGCCGATTTCGCCAACTTCGATGGCGACGATGTCTTCGGTCGGGGACTTCGCTTCTTCCAGATCCGTTTTGAGCATCGGCGTCCAGCCTTCCGGTAAAAGCGGAATCAAATATTTGGAGGCAGCGATGGGGAAGATGGCCGCAATCAAAGCGCACCCGGTGACGTACAAAATAATCGGCATGAGCGACGGCTCGGCTTCTTCTACTCCCGGCATGAACGACGGCAGTTGGCTAAAGTCGAACGTAAACGCAATCGCAAGTCCCATGCACACGATACCCGAAATGCCGAAAATAAAGGTTCCCGGTAAAATCAAGATTTCGACAACAAACAGAAGAATGCCTACCACAAGCAGGATCAGCGGCAGATATTCGCCGATGTGGTTGGCGTACTGCCCTAGGAATACGGTTGCGAGTAGCACAATGCCAATGATGCCGAAAATGCCGAATCCCGGAGTTTTGAATTCAATGTACAGGGCTCCGAATCCGAGAATCAATAGGATGCCGGAAATGCCCGCGATGAAGCGCACAAAACGTTCACCCCAGGTGATTTCTACTTCGTGGACTTGTTCAATCGCAAGCATCTTTTCGAACTCGGCGCGGTTTTGCGGAGTGCCTTTGGAAAAGTGCAGAGCGACGGCTTCTTCATCGGTCATGGTCAAAAGCTCGCCGGAGTCTACGAGAACCTTGGGCGTTCCCCAGAAGTCTTTGTCTTCTTTGCTCCATTTGGCGTATTTGGCCGCGTCCACGGCGATGGTCGAATCTTTGTGCGTAAGTTCGTATACGGAAAGATCGGGCGAAACCATGGCGGTCGAAAGCAGCTCCGGGTAGCCGTTCTTTTGGGCGAGGTTCCGGAACTTAGCGCGGAGTGGTGACTGTATTTTTTCGCCGATGATTTGCGGAGTGCCGTCGCTGTTCTGCACGATAGGGGCGCAGTCACCGATGGTCGTGCCGGGGAGCATGTAAAGCTCTTTGCTTGAAAGGGCTATGAGGGCGCCTGCGCTAATCGCTTTTTTGGAGACGAAGGCGACCGTTTTGGCTTCGCGGATTCCCATGATCGTGTCGACGATATCGAAGGCTGCGTCGAGGCGTCCGCCGAACGTGTTGA
Coding sequences within it:
- a CDS encoding Rpn family recombination-promoting nuclease/putative transposase translates to MKQEKPIKQKRKNPIPEQLQGQIYMDPKYDTAFKELFDSKEALKDFLDGVLELEGDEKIKNLSFSFDKTISMYSAQSKKVILDIFATTGSGRFLDIEMQKAEHDYLIDRAVLYKAFLIIKGKQEMDRSEEFLALPKDARKSKRYELPETISIWICDFDLPASKGEYIDEWALYNRNSLKSGILTPIFNKNRYIMISLPNFKKSIGEVNGTMDAWLYLLNHAGDGKELPRFGNKVLGSALERIRIENANDELLTRQAKDMITQDEIDTRLAGGMIRAKAQGLAEGRAEGLAEGRAQSLSEALDILQGMNLTPEQISIFKAKLEAKQP
- the trpS gene encoding tryptophan--tRNA ligase → MKKISLTGIKPTGTPHLGNYLGAIRPALELAKDYDTVYFIADYHALTTVHDGKEMAENIHKVAATWLACGLDPEKGLFYKQSDIPEIFELSWALSCFTPKGFMNRAHAYKAKVEANRANGEDLDTNVNMGLYCYPCLMDADILMFNADVVPVGKDQKQHVEFARDVAIRFNKQMGKDVFVVPEPLIQETTDVIPGLDGRKMSKSYDNTIELFLDEKARKKKVNKIVTNSLPLEAAKDPDTCNVFNLFKLFATPEETAALAETYRAGGMGWGYAKGELQRVLERTFGEAREKYNDLMAHPDRIDEILHAGAEKARPIAREHMDKVREVLGYGKSF
- a CDS encoding NfeD family protein, whose translation is MKFKHYIQILLLTIFACTVFASAKTAAWITLEGDVDPGMYDYTARAIGEAVQKNPDYIIFDINTFGGRLDAAFDIVDTIMGIREAKTVAFVSKKAISAGALIALSSKELYMLPGTTIGDCAPIVQNSDGTPQIIGEKIQSPLRAKFRNLAQKNGYPELLSTAMVSPDLSVYELTHKDSTIAVDAAKYAKWSKEDKDFWGTPKVLVDSGELLTMTDEEAVALHFSKGTPQNRAEFEKMLAIEQVHEVEITWGERFVRFIAGISGILLILGFGALYIEFKTPGFGIFGIIGIVLLATVFLGQYANHIGEYLPLILLVVGILLFVVEILILPGTFIFGISGIVCMGLAIAFTFDFSQLPSFMPGVEEAEPSLMPIILYVTGCALIAAIFPIAASKYLIPLLPEGWTPMLKTDLEEAKSPTEDIVAIEVGEIGKAETPLRPVGHARFKNKSFDVQTKGEMINAGETVCVTEIIDGRIWVEKSERLSVS